TTTGCAAAAATACATGTGAAAAGGAATAATCTAGCAATATTCCCTCATAGAGCGCTTTGCCAACAATTCTCCCTAGAAACTCAATCATCTGAAATCCATTGTCCAAAAATCTTGCAGCTGTATTAGGAATTAGATGTCTGTCTGAGGTCAAGGTCTGTGTGAAGAGCCCGTACCTTACAAAATAGAACCAATTACAAAGACCTTCAGTCATTTCAGAGAGCAAAATATGAGATGGCTAACTGGATAACTACATAAGCACAGGCAACTCACTCAGGTGAGAAGGCTGCTTTGGCTATTTCGGTCAAGAATTCCTTGGACAACCCACCGTAGTCCAGGCCAGCCTCTGGAAGACCAAACTCATTCACGAAAGAGACGTGGATGCTGGACTTTAACCTTGATCCTAAGTTATTTAGTTGCTGAAATCCATCTTCAACAATATGACCACGACGAATTACTATCTCAACATTACGTGGACCAGGTCCAACAACTTCACCGGCCATTTTTCTTGATACTTTGTCCATGTTGATGAATTCTCTGAACATCTCAACCCTGCTAAGGACCAGAAATGATTTAGATTACTAATAGACCAGAAGAAAACAACTGGCACCCTTTAATCTAAATTGCAAGAAACAGTTGCATGCGTAATTCCAAAATGATAACTCTGGTGCAAGAACTACTCATATGAATTCATGTAAGTTGACATAGCAACATCTCTTTCTCtagaaatcaaaagaaaattaCTCTTTTCATGATTACATTGGACCTATGAGACTAACCTCCGCGGTTTGAGCCACAACATGCAACATCATCATATACAGTGGACCAACATATAAGCACaacagaaaagggccaaatatacccctcgttatggCAAAGGAATTCACGAGGGAAATTACTAGTGATAATCAATTTTTAATTGTAACTTCTGGATAAGGAATATAGAGTTCTGAACTTTTACCTTCCAGGAATTTCAGGCGCCAATAATCAAATCtccaaaatataaaataaaaaaaataaaaaataaaactagATTTGGATTTGCTAAGTGCTAACTGCCAGTTAGGTCATTACTATTCTGGTTCTAGCACTAATTTTAATGTCAACtcttataaaaaatatattgTTAGTTTACTATGTACATTTTTTAAACCATTTCACTTACACATGAATTCCTTTGCTTTGTAATGAAATTGAGTCAGGTAGTGGATAAAAGCATTGGGGCGGGTCTTTTTATTTCTGAGCTGACACATGTCATTCCACTAAAAATAAGGGTAAATCAGTGCCAAAGTTAAGGGGAGGAGCATATTTGGACCGAAAGTATAACAAAAGGGGTATAtctggacccaaagtataacgagggggtatatttaaaccatttctaatagtacaggggtatatttgacccttttccgcaAGTACAACTCCTAGTTATTATGAAAATAATCGGAAAAAGCACACAACCATGTTACATATGTATTATGTCATTAAAATGTTTAAAAGACGGAGTATAAGTCCATAAAGTTCCTTATTGGCAACACAAAAAGGAGGCTAATATATTTATATCTTAGACAAAGGTTCAGACAATAAAAAACCCAACCAAAAAGACTCATGAGTAAACTACCTTGATTCATGATAGAAACTTTATACTTCCAAGGTGTTAAAGGCACTAACAGTCAGCGTTGAAAGATACTACTGTCACAAATCAAATTTGGTGGTGTTGGTGTCATTAGCTTCCTCACCCCAGCAGGGGCTTCAAAAAAATACTGTAAGCACAATATGATGGCGTTCAAATGTTAAGGCTTGTTTTAGcatacaagtttcaaaagtctttctttctttcttaaactccgtgcccagtcaaacagAGGCACATATATTGGGTCGGCAGTCGGCGGGAGTACCATACATCTTAAGGTGGAAAAGGAAGACTAAAACAAAGATATGAACAAACAGATATGAATCTTAACTAGTTCACCGGAACTAACAAAAGACGAAAGGCACAGAGAGTTGCGGACAAAATCCATGATCTGCCAGTGTCAAGCACGGGAAAGGAGCATTTGGATAAACTCTAGACGTTAGAAACTGTCGGAATAAGCTTAAAGGTAAATCAATGATGAATTATCAAAGCTTATGGTGAGTTTTTCATGTCAAAACTACCTTTCCTCAAATGGGAAAATGTGTGGGGTAACAGTAATGATGGAGCCCATGCTCAGAGAGGTTAATGCATCATCACCGTTTGAAGTAGCTGACAAAACTTCATGAGTCCTAGCAGCTACGGCAATGGGCGGCCGATTATTTCTACCTGGTGAAAGCCACAAAGTAGGAGGGCAAAATTGGTGCCTGCAATCCCTTTCATACAATAAATGAAGACATTTGATAGCAGAATCTGTCAGAGGTCTACTTTCAGGACCAATATTGTGCGCCATTGTGTTATAAGCCAATGTATTCAGCACGGACACAATTTTCTGCTGCTGCTCCAATGTAAAGGGAACCTACATTCACGCAACTCTTACTTTCAGGATTTATTAATATCATTCTAAAGATATTGAGAAAtcaaatattgcatgaaatattGAAGTGAAAAAGAAATCTGACCTGTTTCTCATAAAACTCCTGGTCATCAAGAACTAACAACAGGTGTGAATAACTAGCGCAAAACAGATGTAGTAGACAAGCCAAATCTTTTGATATGCCATCAGGACCCTGCCTTAGCAGTTCAATGTCCCACATATCAGAATAATGCTCGTCAATATGCACTGTATTTGATTTTCCATCAAGCCGATCCAGACTTTTGAACTCAGTTTGTGATTTCCCAGTTATCTTTTGAAATACGCTAGCCCATTTGCTGCCTATATCTTTAGAAGAATGTTTTTGCTTTCTCTCAGAAATTTTACTTTCTTCCACATATTTGCCCTTACCAACAAGATTCTTTCCAGGAAAAAGTGATTCTTCGAGGGTTCCCCACAGGTTAGAAAGGAACCCAGGAGTAAATGATAGCATGTTGAGAACTGGCATTGCCCCCAGCAGCGGATTCAAACTAGAAAATATCCTGAGCATCCATGAATAGTAGTAAGCAACATCAAGCAATTCACAGCTCCCAGAAGATTCTGCTCCGCATGAGGGTAGACTTTCAGCTCTCTGAATGAGACCATCTTTCTCCAACACTAGAAGTTCCATAAGATGCTTCTGCAGGCAAACAGGCTTAAAAAGGTCCATATACGACATCTGCAAGGATCCAAAAGTTTTCTCGGCTTCAACAGAATTTCCGTCACCTTGAACTTCTTGGTTCTCCTTTCTCACCCATCCAGCCCTTTCAATCTGAGTCAATAATTTCTCCGCCAGCGTAATTACTACACGGACATAGGATTGACGGTCTATACCAGACAGAGGCGGAGCTaggatttgaagcttgtgggttcgggatTCTAATTCGTTTAAGTTACAGGGTTCTAAATTAACAATGTAtacatattcaatgaatttttcACCACAAATACAGGGTTTAGaccaaagttactgggttcggccgCACCCCCGACTACCatgctagctccgcccctgataCCAGACACTAACTTTCCAGAATCTAAGATATTGCTTTCACTGCCAGTAGCAAGGTATATAAAATTTCCAAGAGCCCAACCAACTGGTGGCATCACCCTGTCGTGAGAAAAACTTGTCATCTGATCCATATCTGACATATCCTTTAAAATTTGCTCCTTTGACATCTGTCATCACCTGTCACAGTTTAATCAATCCCTTCGCATTCTAATAACCATAATTTCACTAGAAATAATGGAAAATATGGATGCTAATTCAACTCAGGGGAGGTACCAATATAGTACAAACTAATTGTTGATATAGAGATGATCACCAAAATGAAGATGGGAAGTGTTAACGCAAGATGCATCAGAATTTAAGGAAAATTACAGTCAAAATGTCCAGCTTTTCCGTATAAGATATACTTTGTTAACAAACTACAGCATCAAGGATTACTAAGAGTGTTCAAAATCATTTGTCTTACTCTTTTAAGTATGTAAGGGGTCtataaattttctttaaaaataaggTAACAAAAATAGATAAGAGGCACATAACTTTCAGTACAATAACAAAATCATTTACAACATTTCTACTACACCACAAAAAACATGATGTGCAAGCATTTAAGCAGAACAAAATACGAGATAAGGCTTTATCAAAACATCTATGGTTCCTTTCCATCCAAATTATCCAAATTGACAGTAAGGGATAACTCTCTATATATGCTTTGGCTATTTTTATACTTTGTATCTAGCAACAGTTCACTGCATCTTATAGATTGTCAAACTTCGCCCATAGTCCCCCAAAATAAGTTTACAAACATACACGAtgtctatctatctatctatctatctatctatctatatatatatatatatatatatatatatatatatatatatatatgtaccatgCAAGAAATGTGTTTACAAATGCAGAATGTTTTCTTCAGCAGTAACATCTGCGGCATAAGTGGAATCCGTTATTGGGTGGATAGCACAGCACGAAGCATGCCTAGCTAAAGTGTCTAATTATGAAGATGCTAAAGTATGTTCCACTCACATGCTAACAAAAAATGATAAAGTATGTTCCACTCACATGCTAACAAATAATGATTCGATTGAGGATGATGAAAGAGAACTCTTGGTTCAGTTCAACGCCGCTAACGACAGAAAATAAAATTGATGAAATTCTATTAAGTTTGACTCAGTGTGATCATTTATGAAAGAACAACTCTAATTAGAAGAAGGTGTTTGAAAGTGAAAGCGAAAAAATCACTATGTAAATCCCGAAAGAAAGAAGTAAATGTGTACATCCACTTGATTCAGTGCCATAGCAGTCATATTACTTGAACCAATAACTAATAATCTACAATATCACAATCTTCTTCACCCCCACGAACTCATATGATTTTCGGTACTTTTTCTGTTCTGTCCTTTTTTGGTATCTCCAAACTGCATCTTGCTACGGCTTCAAACAAATTTCCAGAAAGAAAGCTATAGTAAAGCTTTTTTCTGATATAATAAAGATATTTGATGATCTTTCACCAATAAGAAACAGGAAGAAAACGAATTAGCGGACAAGTTTCCAGGCTTTATGCATGATTTCATCGTCTATGTAAGGGCGCAAAGACCACATGCTGGAGTAGCTCTCCAATTCTCCAGAAGGTGAAGTGAGGTTAAGGGAAGAAACAATCTTTTCCTGTGACAGGAAAAAAGGAATATATGTTACACGCTAAGCTAATTCTAACCCGACTATAAAGAATATCTTGGACAGAAAAAGATCGTTACCTGCATTGTGTAGTCACTTTTTACCATGGAGTACACTATTGCCATTAGTGTTGCAGTATCGATGACCTCATGTTTCAGAGGATCAATAGATTGCGCTTCTATCTACATAGGCATATTATGAAAAAATCAGGTAACATAAACAGTCATAAAACACATATAGGCTCAAGGTCAGTTAAAGATCATGATTAATTtagataatttttttcttttaagcaATAAGCACTCTATTAattaaaaattggaaatttgagtGAACACTATGAGTGGACTATTCTGGAACTCAAATCCAGATTATAATCACATAATAACCGTTTCCAACTGGAACTTAACTATTCAAATAGCTGACCATCAACAAGCTTGAGACTTAAAATTCAGGATTCAGAATCATTTCAACAGTTTAGCAACACAAATGGCCATTTACTGTGATTTTTTAGCAATCCGAAGCAAAATGAACCTTTGTTAAGAACTTGTGAATGTGTTGGAGTGTGTAGGATTTTCGAAGCAAAATGAACTTTGGTTAATACGTAAGCTAGAAAATTAAGACGTAAGCTAGAAAATTAAGTGTGTAGAATTTTCATAATACAGGGGTGCTAAGTGTTCGATTTAGAAATACAGGGAGTGTATCTAAAACTGAGTGaaattatagggatgtttagcGTAATTTACCCTAAGAAATAAGCATGTATGAACTAATTAAAATCGGAAGTTTGAGTGAACATTATGAGTTCAAAAGAAAAAAGGATCTTACTCCATCATGACAGGTTTCCAATGAATGTGTACCATTGTCCACATTTAGTTCCCCCCTTTGAGCCAAACTACAGTTTATTGATTGCAATATAGCTTCCGCATCCTTTAGAAGACATGCAAGTTCATCAACTACACACTTTGCTGCAATTAAACATCAGCACTTTATAATTTAAAGGCCAAACCCATCGGGAGCCACCTGAGATGCTCCAGATCTTTcacttagacacctcaacttAGGGGTGTTTCTATTGAGCACTTACACTACTTAAAATTTGTTTTAATTTGACACTTTTTGCATAATCAGCCAAATATGTGAAGTGAGTGTGATTCACTCGCTGATGACGTGGCAAGGTGACGAATTAAATAAAGACATGTGGCATATGTATTCAAgataattattaaaaataaaatatgactAGAAGCAATATTTTTGCACTatttagttaattaaaaaaaagtccTAATTTTCCAAGCACCACCTCGATCCACCTCCCATTTTCTTCAACCTCCATTCCCCTCTGCCATAACCACTACTTCCACAGCTTTCAATTGACTACAATTTATGAAATCTAAAAATCTTTCCTTCAATTATAATTTTCCATCTTTAAGTGAGCTTTAATGGAGTCATCTCAATTTCTTCAATCCAAACTAACAAACTAGTGATTTTGATGGCTCCTTCAATTGATTTTGAATTATGGAAAGGTGAAATTATGTTTTCTCTTTAACTGGGTTTCATTTCTTGAATATAGTGGTGGCCATGGAAACGGAGATAATATTATGTTCTCTTTAATTGGGTTTCATTTCTTGAATATAGTGGTGGCCATGGAAACGGAGTTAATATTTTCTTCAAACAGTGATTTCGACAGCTCCATCCTCTTTATATAGATCATTGCATCTACATGTGCCATCAACAATTTGGAGCTAGAGATTGTGGAGTTTGTCTCAATTTTTTGAATTCTTAACCCAATTGGGTCTCAATTAGAAGGATGGAGATTTAGTGATTCTTGTGGGAGATttagaggaagaagaaattgagtTGAAATTGCAAGAATCTGGAGAATCCTTGTGGTTTCTATGGCCCATTTGGTGGCTTTTAGAGATATGGTGAAGAAAGTGGTAGGAGGGAGGAAGAAgatgaaggagaaaaaaaaaacgaaaacaCAAAATTATTCTCTTTCACGCTCTAAAAAAATGTGAAGGACACGCACATTGCCACATCTGCAAAAAGTGTCTAATAACACATTTCAAGTTAAGTTcaggtgtctaaatggaacagGGCGTACTTGAGGTGTCTAAGTGAAAGATCTGGAGCACCTCAGGCGGCTCCCGATGGGTTTGGCCTAATTTAAATCTTCAAATCCAATTGGTAAAATCATGTAACTGTTTACTTAACATAAAAACTGTAAAGGAGAATATTTTATGCAGGGTAACTGCCAAATTAACAAACCAACAGTAGCACTAAATAAGCTCGCACATCTTGCTTGTACAAGTAATGTGTCTGTGTTCACAATCTTGCACAACGCTCTGTAAAATCAAACACACATAGCACCATATGTGCTCTAAACCAAGAGATTTAATGTGATTTCATATGTTGAAATAGGATTTCCCCTCTATCATGTTAATCTTCACGGGTACCAGCGTGTGTAGTATGTGGTGCTGAAAAATAAGGCGCCACTTAACATACTTCTATCAGCCATCCACGGATTGTGGATCTCACTTTAATTTTCTCGTTAACTGTGCATCAGCATCGCATCTATAATTAACTTGGCGCAGAATTAGTTGGATGAGGAGTCTTTCCAATCACTTCTTTGCTAGTTAGCTTAATACAATTCAGACTTTCCACATATCCAACAATAGGGATAAATTAATCCCGTGAAAATTCTCATTTAGCAAGATAAAGCCACAAATGCAAACGTACCCTAAACTAGCTATGTCCCAGCAACTATCTTTAGGTGTATCTGGTCATAAAGGAACCACAACTGCtgctttttttttaaataatcgtGTTGTCTAGGCTAGCTTGcgtgcacctcgactaatttcgcggggtacctgctacctcccaccagcacaattaccgggtaactctatccaccaaggctTGGACGAATAGGAAGAAAATCACTTACTGTTTTTGTCTCTGCTAGGATTTGagcctgagacctcatggttctcaaccaCTAAGCCACATCCTTGTGTGTAAAAGGAACCGCAAGTGTTTTGACGGCATCTCAACTTCAACCTACTCCCTCAAAGTTAGATGCTTAGTTAGCGTTTTTAGCTGGaacctaagttactcggactcatCATTTTCGGCGCTGCACCCGTGTCGACACGACATGGGTATGGGtatgggtgtgggtgtgggtgtgggatccGTACCCGATCTAGTCAACCGCTTTTgatactttgaccaaaatcaACGGAGAAATTCCGGACAAATCCAATGATTTttataatcaaaacaaaagctgAGATGGACTTAAAGAAAATAGAATACCTTATATACTGAAATTTCTATGTCACTCCTTTTCCTCTTATCTCCTTCCGGGATTctcctcttgatcaatattttctcctcaagttttccacataatatctcataatttaggttttataGTTCTATTTTTTGACATTTCAATTATttttagccgaatccccgcacccgtatccatacctGGATCCGTATCTCCGAATCTTAgaatttagatcatgaaggatccgacctctagatccgcacccgtatcggacacccgcacccgagtccgagtaacttaggctGGAACTATCTCACCCCTGTAAATACTACTTTTTGGGTTTTGTTAGCTCCCTGACCTTAGCATAGCATGGGATACACTCTGATAGTAAAATTTCTTGCTAGTCCAGGTAGAGTAACAATGTGAAGACGAAATAGAAAAATATTAATTCAGGACAGATAATACCTTTGTTTACGTGATCCTGAAGTCCAAGGTGGCATGTATGTACTTGTGTGCAGAAGCAGAATCCAAGTTATGAAGCGAAATAACACCAAATAAGTTCTAAAGAAAAAAGATTGGAAATGAAAAGGAGAAATTCAACTGGTCGATATGCATAGATACGTCAAAAATCAAAATCACACAGACCGATTTGTGGTCATTCTTGTTAATTTATAGATAGGTCAAAAATTTTGAAACAAGATAATAGTCTACTATATGGAAAAGAAATAAGCGAAACAGAATTATACAAACTAAACTCTGGCAGCGAGAACGAAATGACAATATGACATATTCCACATAAGTAGCAAGTATGCAATATGTATCAATGCAAAAAACTCAAATGTCATaaaaacaagagagaaagaggtaAAGATTCCAGAGTTGTTAAAACATACACTTGGACATATTTTGTACAGAATCATGAGCATTCAAACATCCAGCTTCAATGTAGGAGGAAAGCCTCTCGGTTTCATTATCTCTAATAATGCGGTCGACCAATTCAGAATTCTTTTCAATTGGTTGGCGCCGCAGATACTCTGACAAAAGCAACGCAAACTAGTTAGGTTCAATAAAGAGTATTACACAGCATTTATATTATTCTTGGAGTAAATTCATTCAAATGGATGCTATACAACACTCACCGAGTCCTTGTTGAAAACCAACTAGTAATCTACTTCCCACTTCTGCTAATTCATCAAATTTTGTAATCCTGCAATACAGAGTGAATCAACCTAAGTAATAGCTTGATTActcaaaacgaaaaaaaaaaaaaaaaaagctatggCTTCACTTTAAGAAAAATCTGGTTTTTATTATAGAAATTTCCATTTGGCCATTTCTTAATTAACAAACTCGAATTATTTGCTTGTAAATTAAATTGAAATAAAGCCCGACACAAAAGAAGAAAAAGCAGGTAGTTAGAGTTGTGAATAAAACCTAGTCATGAAGTCTGAAAAGGTTTGAAAGATGTTGTGTTTAGCTTTATACATGGTATCACCATCTTCTATTTCCATGCTACGAGAAAAAACAAGAACAGGCGGGAGGGGGGAACGGCACACAGTTTCGCCTGCGAGCTTCCTGTTGTCGGCGGCTAGTAGGTATATAGAGTGACTTCTTGGCTAAACGGTAAAggcaaatatacccttgtacgGTCAAATAATTATTCCTTATATTTTGGGTCTTAGCTTATactatttgaccctttttcaataGCTAAATTGatattcatatatatttttatcaaCTTATATGATTGGATAGGGTTGCTTAATCAGTAATGTTTAGTCTCAATGTTGAAGAGAATACGTATATTAAATCAAATTTATAAATTTTGGTAATTAAATTTATATTTCTTTTATATGAATGGAAGTCTAATCAGGAATGTAAGAAAGAATGAAAAAGAATGGCCAATTTGAATTAGAGTTTAAGTTGgtgtattaagagtgtataagtTTTTTTATACTATTAGATAAAATTGATCTATAATAATAGGTAGATTCAAGATTATAAATTTCTTGAGAAGGCATTTTAACAAATATCCTTTGATGACCTGGTAATATAATTAATATtttaccctatatatataacttaaattcagtTAAAAATTATTGAATGACCCTTGTTGTTTGATTGAATAGACAAATGAGTACGAGCAGGGACGAATTTGTGTGTAAAATTTGGGCATGAGAATTCATGGTCTTTCCGCAAAACTAAAtgttatatgtacatattttaCCAAGAGGAGTGATGATCAATTGCCACTTGATgcatttttttctctcctttctttAGTAGTGCACACGTTCTAAAAATCTTAAATTCGTCTCTAACTacaagtaggggtgtacaaagtaaaccgataaaccgcaccaaaccgagtcaaaccgagaaaaaaacccgactagtggtttggtttgacttggtttggtgttgaaaaaaaacccgaccataattggtttgatttggttttagctaaaaaaagtcaaaccgaaccaatcCAACCCGACAttatatgtattcaatttttaaaatattttatacataaaaatatttatttgtaatgtaaattataaatatttcttaaattttttcgtagttttttttttatctattatcatattattcaagcttgaacttagaattttgaatgtgtataagttttatatcctatggatgttagtaactcatataaagtccaaaccaaaaccaactcaacactaatactaacgaaagaaattcaatttaccactaggaatgacaataatgttggatatctattctttagttttgcataattggtttagagagtgaagatacataacttaagtttttttttcttgtcatgtaattaatactacttattagccgtactcaTTTTAGCATGACTTGtaatttttagattatggtcattttctttatggcttattaattagcaatatttattttaaccgattttattatcttttgttgaatattttaatacaatgtcattactcttctcacattttgtgttattttcttatgaaacaccttaattacatagttgtatcttgttaggactaaagaaatatttgaagtaaaagttatatgctTTGTATCAAGATTATTTCGAAAAAAAACctgaataacccgagaaaatccgaggttgaaaaattcaaattttattggtttgatttggtgtataaatttaaaaacctgacgcaattggtttggtttggtgtttaaaaaatccgaaccaacccgatccatgtacacccTTAACTACAAGAGACTTGATTTCataaaattcaaaaataaaaataaacattgCGAACCTTGCTTATTGAAGCATTCAACTAAAGTTTGAGAatacccacaaaaaaaaaaaaaaaacattgctgAGGGTAGAAGGTTGCTGGTGGTCTTATTTTTTACATGCTTGCTAGTAGTAGATATTTTTTTTTGCCTCaataggattagtaaggtaaAACCTAGCTCCCCTTACTTGTACTTTTTCCTTTGTGATTTATTTGTAAGGGGTTATGCTGATGCTCATTGCACAGAGGCAGACCCACATGGAAGAGTGAGAGTGCTCTTcgaaaaaaattatgtatatatatttgtatatacatTGAGAAATTAGTATATATTCAATTGTGCATTCTAACAAATGAAAGTGTTTTTGGGGCACGTTGGTTGCAACTGTTGCTTCCTTTACATGTCACCTCGGATCGAAACCGAAtgtcacttttaattattttttaagcctatttttaggaaaacaataagcGTTAAATGAGCTAACCCAGATTCGAACCTGCACTGTCACCACATATTGCACAATCTTAGCTACTGAGCTATCTCTTTCATTTGCTATACtatattaaattttatttattacacatatttaacctatatacttgtattttgACAACTGCTACGCTATTAGTG
The nucleotide sequence above comes from Lycium barbarum isolate Lr01 chromosome 3, ASM1917538v2, whole genome shotgun sequence. Encoded proteins:
- the LOC132629761 gene encoding LOW QUALITY PROTEIN: E3 ubiquitin-protein ligase UPL7-like (The sequence of the model RefSeq protein was modified relative to this genomic sequence to represent the inferred CDS: inserted 2 bases in 1 codon) — encoded protein: MSKEQILKDMSDMDQMTSFSHDRVMPPVGWALGNFIYLATGSESNILDSGKLVSEPCNLNELESRTHKLQILAPPLSGIDRQSYVRVVITLAEKLLTQIERAGWVRKENQEVQGDGNSVEAEKTFGSLQMSYMDLFKPVCLQKHLMELLVLEKDGLIQRAESLPSCGAESSGSCELLDVAYYYSWMLRIFSSLNPLLGAMPVLNMLSFTPGFLSNLWGTLEESLFPGKNLVGKGKYVEESKISERKQKHSSKDIGSKWASVFQKITGKSQTEFKSLDRLDGKSNTVHIDEHYSDMWDIELLRQGPDGISKDLACLLHLFCASYSHLLLVLDDQEFYEKQVPFTLEQQQKIVSVLNTLAYNTMAHNIGPESRPLTDSAIKCLHLLYERDCRHQFCPPTLWLSPGRNNRPPIAVAARTHEVLSATSNGDDALTSLSMGSIITVTPHIFPFEESRVEMFREFINMDKVSRKMAGEVVGPGPRNVEIVIRRGHIVEDGFQQLNNLGSRLKSSIHVSFVNEFGLPEAGLDYGGLSKEFLTEIAKAAFSPEYGLFTQTLTSDRHLIPNTAARFLDNGFQMIEFLGRIVGKALYEGILLDYSFSHVFLQKLLGRYSFLDELSTLDPELYRNLMFVKHYDGDVKDLALDFTVTEESLGKHIVIELKPGGKDISVTKENMLQYVHAMTDFKLNRLILAFSNAFYRGLTDLISPSWLKLFNASEFKQLLSGGNHDIDIDDLRKNTRYTGGYTEGSRTVXLFWEVFANFEPKVRCLLLKFVTSCSRAPLLGFKHLQPTFTIHKVSCDLPLFSTFGGQDVDRLPSASTCYNTLKLPTYKRQSTLRAKLLYAINSNAGFELS
- the LOC132629946 gene encoding uncharacterized protein LOC132629946 isoform X1; translation: MEIEDGDTMYKAKHNIFQTFSDFMTRITKFDELAEVGSRLLVGFQQGLEYLRRQPIEKNSELVDRIIRDNETERLSSYIEAGCLNAHDSVQNMSKLHTCHLGLQDHVNKAKCVVDELACLLKDAEAILQSINCSLAQRGELNVDNGTHSLETCHDGIEAQSIDPLKHEVIDTATLMAIVYSMVKSDYTMQEKIVSSLNLTSPSGELESYSSMWSLRPYIDDEIMHKAWKLVR
- the LOC132629946 gene encoding uncharacterized protein LOC132629946 isoform X2, which produces MEIEDGDTMYKAKHNIFQTFSDFMTRITKFDELAEVGSRLLVGFQQGLEYLRRQPIEKNSELVDRIIRDNETERLSSYIEAGCLNAHDSVQNMSKLHTCHLGLQDHVNKVDELACLLKDAEAILQSINCSLAQRGELNVDNGTHSLETCHDGIEAQSIDPLKHEVIDTATLMAIVYSMVKSDYTMQEKIVSSLNLTSPSGELESYSSMWSLRPYIDDEIMHKAWKLVR
- the LOC132629946 gene encoding uncharacterized protein LOC132629946 isoform X3: MEIEDGDTMYKAKHNIFQTFSDFMTRITKFDELAEVGSRLLVGFQQGLEYLRRQPIEKNSELVDRIIRDNETERLSSYIEAGCLNAHDSVQNMSKSKCVVDELACLLKDAEAILQSINCSLAQRGELNVDNGTHSLETCHDGIEAQSIDPLKHEVIDTATLMAIVYSMVKSDYTMQEKIVSSLNLTSPSGELESYSSMWSLRPYIDDEIMHKAWKLVR